A genomic window from Tautonia rosea includes:
- a CDS encoding dipeptide epimerase, translating into MGLVRIEGIHLALPLKKAIKHASYERTVSDSLIVRVTLEDGTVGFGEGVPRSYVTGETIETTFDALETGEVAQQVGSPSDFVDAVARIASIRLPSIENDPRGMFGNAARCAVELALFDAYGRRFGQSLSDAIRQLLTGRSYLRSTPGPVRYSGAITANGARKERISSWKMRIYGFHQVKVKVGVSGQDDPARLRQFRSILGRSTDLRIDANEAWSADELLERVAPLREFNPTALEQPVPHLEVERLTELRPQLGIPIMLDESLCGEPDAHRAIDSGLADLFNVRISKCGGIAPTLRLINLAVEHGLGVQLGCHPGESGILSAAGRHLASNLVGLRYLEGSYDRHVLAENLTAPDITFRYGGWAEPLSGPGLGVAVQHAPLERMTVARRELTP; encoded by the coding sequence ATGGGCTTGGTCAGGATTGAGGGGATTCATTTAGCCCTGCCGTTGAAAAAAGCGATCAAGCACGCTTCGTATGAGCGAACAGTCAGTGACAGCCTGATCGTTCGGGTTACGCTCGAGGATGGGACCGTCGGGTTCGGCGAGGGTGTGCCACGCTCGTATGTGACGGGTGAGACAATCGAGACGACCTTTGACGCTCTCGAAACCGGAGAGGTCGCCCAGCAAGTTGGATCACCCTCCGATTTTGTAGACGCTGTCGCTCGGATTGCCTCGATCCGACTCCCCAGCATTGAGAACGATCCCCGTGGAATGTTCGGCAATGCAGCACGATGCGCCGTGGAACTCGCACTCTTCGATGCCTACGGTCGGCGATTTGGGCAATCCCTCTCAGACGCAATCCGACAGCTTCTGACCGGTCGATCCTACCTCCGGAGCACTCCCGGTCCGGTGCGATACAGCGGTGCCATCACCGCAAATGGAGCACGAAAGGAACGGATTTCTTCCTGGAAGATGAGGATATATGGCTTTCATCAGGTGAAGGTCAAGGTTGGAGTCTCAGGCCAGGATGACCCGGCACGTCTTCGGCAATTCCGGAGTATTCTGGGAAGATCAACGGATCTTCGTATCGATGCGAATGAAGCCTGGTCGGCCGACGAATTGCTCGAACGTGTCGCTCCGTTGCGCGAATTCAATCCAACTGCGTTGGAACAGCCCGTCCCGCACCTCGAAGTCGAGCGACTGACCGAACTGCGTCCACAACTCGGGATTCCGATCATGCTCGATGAATCCCTTTGCGGAGAGCCCGACGCCCATCGAGCAATCGATTCTGGTCTCGCTGATCTGTTCAACGTTCGGATCTCGAAGTGTGGCGGAATCGCTCCCACCCTCCGCCTGATTAATCTCGCCGTTGAACATGGGCTGGGTGTGCAACTCGGATGTCATCCCGGAGAATCAGGTATCCTCTCTGCGGCTGGTCGCCACCTGGCATCCAACCTGGTCGGTCTTCGCTATCTGGAAGGGTCGTACGATCGCCACGTCTTGGCCGAGAACCTGACTGCTCCTGACATCACATTCCGTTACGGAGGATGGGCCGAGCCGCTCTCCGGCCCTGGCCTGGGAGTGGCCGTTCAGCATGCTCCGCTCGAACGAATGACGGTTGCTCGACGAGAACTCACACCATGA
- a CDS encoding UDP-2,3-diacylglucosamine diphosphatase: MIDLPPEHTSDNHRPYDCLIISDLHLGSDVCQARLLEEFLEWAAEQTSELVINGDIFDDLNFKRLSKRHFACLRSIRRHSDRDDLRLTWIRGNHDGAADVISHIVGVDFLDEYVFDNGTIRLLILHGDQFDHFITKYKWMTSVACGLFYVIQKWVPHRAARWIRRISKRFQRNSEVVRDGAVDYARTKSCDHVTCGHTHAAFECEIDGIRYVNSGTWTEHPPCPFVAVVGNRVWLEKWPLSDPQPLAIVMDRAGRTSPSEASED, translated from the coding sequence ATGATCGATCTTCCTCCTGAGCACACGAGTGATAACCATCGCCCTTATGACTGTTTGATTATCAGTGATTTGCATCTCGGCAGCGATGTCTGTCAGGCCCGATTGCTGGAAGAATTTCTCGAGTGGGCCGCAGAACAGACCTCTGAACTGGTGATTAATGGTGACATTTTCGATGATTTGAATTTTAAGCGGCTCAGCAAACGGCATTTTGCCTGCCTGAGGAGTATCCGAAGGCATTCAGATCGCGATGATCTTCGACTTACTTGGATTCGAGGCAATCATGACGGGGCGGCCGACGTCATTAGTCATATTGTGGGTGTCGATTTTCTTGACGAATATGTTTTTGACAATGGCACGATTCGTTTGCTCATTCTTCATGGAGATCAGTTTGACCACTTTATTACCAAATACAAATGGATGACCTCGGTTGCGTGTGGCCTTTTCTACGTGATTCAGAAATGGGTGCCCCACCGCGCCGCTCGGTGGATCCGGCGGATTTCAAAGCGGTTTCAACGCAATAGCGAGGTGGTGCGTGATGGCGCTGTGGATTACGCCCGTACCAAGTCGTGCGATCACGTGACCTGCGGACACACGCATGCGGCGTTCGAGTGCGAGATTGACGGGATTCGATACGTCAATAGTGGGACCTGGACCGAGCACCCCCCCTGCCCGTTTGTTGCCGTTGTGGGCAATCGAGTCTGGTTGGAGAAATGGCCGTTGAGTGATCCTCAGCCGCTCGCGATTGTGATGGATCGAGCGGGTCGAACCTCTCCTTCGGAGGCGAGCGAGGATTGA
- a CDS encoding class II fumarate hydratase, whose product MSSDQTRIEKDSMGSMEVPRDAYYGAQTRRAELNFPISGLRMPRAMIRSLGLIKKAAAQVNRDLGLLDPKLAEAIVSAADAVAAGRHDDQFVVDVFQTGSGTSSNMNTNEVIAGVANESLTGQRGGKSPVHPNDHVNYGQSSNDVFPTAIHLAAFEGIERQLIPAMSELGRRLKQKAAELDGVVKIGRTHLQDAVPIRLGQEISGFAAQVDHSIRRLSAVREALGELAIGGTAVGTGLNTHEEFPERMAAKLSEELRLAFRPATNHFEAMTNKDAAVEASAACKTVAISLSNMANQIRWLASGPRCGIGELMIPELQPGSSIMPGKVNPVIPEAVMMVAAQVVGNDATIGWANALGSNFELNVMMPVLAYNLLQSISLLTSAANVLASRCIQVDAEVVVFGEVRGLEANVERCHALIEQSLAMCTALAPRIGYDAAAAVAKVASKTGRNVRDVVNDLVGKPVADYEAILGVAASPAAQATGPLRQAEVDQLLDPMRQTHRGTGS is encoded by the coding sequence GTGTCGAGCGATCAGACCCGGATCGAAAAGGATTCGATGGGGAGCATGGAGGTTCCCAGGGACGCCTATTACGGGGCTCAGACCCGTCGGGCCGAGTTGAACTTCCCGATCAGCGGTCTTCGAATGCCTCGGGCGATGATCCGATCGCTCGGGCTGATCAAGAAGGCCGCCGCCCAGGTGAACCGGGACCTCGGTCTGCTGGACCCGAAACTGGCTGAGGCGATCGTTTCTGCCGCCGACGCAGTGGCCGCTGGGCGGCACGACGACCAGTTTGTTGTGGACGTGTTCCAGACCGGGAGCGGCACCTCGTCGAACATGAACACGAATGAGGTGATCGCGGGGGTCGCCAATGAGTCCTTGACCGGCCAGCGAGGCGGTAAGAGCCCCGTCCATCCCAACGATCACGTCAATTACGGTCAATCCTCGAATGATGTGTTTCCGACGGCGATCCACCTGGCAGCCTTCGAGGGGATCGAACGTCAGCTGATCCCTGCGATGAGCGAACTGGGCCGTCGGTTGAAGCAAAAAGCCGCGGAACTGGATGGAGTTGTGAAGATCGGCCGCACTCACCTGCAAGATGCGGTGCCGATCCGGCTGGGACAGGAAATCTCGGGATTCGCTGCCCAGGTGGATCATTCGATCCGTCGCCTTTCAGCCGTTCGGGAGGCTCTGGGTGAACTCGCGATCGGAGGGACTGCTGTTGGGACCGGTCTGAATACGCACGAGGAATTCCCTGAACGGATGGCGGCGAAGCTTTCGGAAGAACTCCGCCTGGCCTTCCGCCCTGCGACGAACCACTTTGAGGCGATGACCAATAAGGACGCGGCCGTTGAAGCGTCGGCAGCATGCAAGACGGTCGCAATCAGCCTCTCAAACATGGCGAATCAGATCCGATGGCTCGCCTCGGGACCCCGTTGTGGAATTGGCGAGCTAATGATTCCCGAGCTTCAGCCGGGCAGCTCGATCATGCCAGGGAAGGTCAATCCGGTGATCCCCGAGGCGGTGATGATGGTTGCGGCCCAGGTGGTGGGGAATGATGCGACCATCGGATGGGCCAATGCGCTGGGTTCGAATTTCGAGCTTAACGTAATGATGCCGGTCCTGGCCTATAACTTGCTTCAGTCGATTTCATTACTGACCAGCGCAGCCAACGTGCTGGCAAGCCGTTGTATTCAGGTCGATGCGGAGGTGGTCGTCTTCGGTGAGGTTCGAGGCCTTGAAGCAAACGTGGAGCGTTGTCACGCCCTGATTGAGCAGAGCCTGGCCATGTGCACGGCGCTGGCTCCTCGAATCGGCTATGATGCGGCGGCAGCGGTGGCCAAGGTGGCGTCCAAGACCGGCCGGAATGTCCGAGACGTGGTGAACGATCTTGTCGGCAAACCCGTGGCAGATTACGAAGCGATCCTGGGAGTCGCAGCCTCTCCCGCGGCTCAAGCAACGGGTCCTCTGCGTCAGGCGGAGGTTGATCAACTGCTCGATCCGATGCGACAGACGCACCGAGGGACAGGCAGTTGA
- a CDS encoding HoxN/HupN/NixA family nickel/cobalt transporter: MPTVTFSWFWVAIVLVISIVAQEPAQAHDIPNERVDRAIQIILDPPSLQVVYEVSQTEWTLYQDLKRLAPERAGDDRIDRIEGYARMIAPLNARGLLATVDQTELSWTIDDVAVNFEEHLLLRFVFQASIPDQGHLRVLDSNYSSSYGISRLALRHDATTQINGYNGPPELDEVEDVPIFLLSDEEERQTREVSIDYLPLDHSAVALTAQLPVPSDPQSESGEDAIPAGGDRVEPQRLTRLFWESSKTPRVIVFMAALLLGAAHSLQPGHGKSVVLGASIQGDHPVQQGLLLASSAAGAHLILAVILAVIAVLVFPPQLGNIDGPMTRSVGLFLAILGTWRLGTMLNGLAPKTDSPGTALLSPREAILTGLAIGAIPCWDAVLLLAMAWVVGNLVLGVVLLLAFSLGASATLLGVALCAGWFRRLTPRFRGSSLLQRSLGAAGGLLLATVGMSMFFF; this comes from the coding sequence TTGCCAACTGTTACGTTCTCCTGGTTTTGGGTCGCGATCGTCCTTGTCATTTCGATCGTCGCCCAGGAACCTGCGCAGGCTCACGACATCCCGAATGAGCGGGTGGATCGGGCAATTCAAATCATTCTCGACCCTCCCTCGCTTCAGGTCGTTTACGAGGTCAGCCAGACCGAGTGGACGCTCTATCAAGATCTCAAGCGACTCGCTCCAGAACGTGCAGGCGACGATCGAATTGATCGGATCGAGGGCTATGCGCGCATGATCGCCCCCCTGAATGCCCGAGGGTTGCTGGCCACCGTCGACCAAACCGAACTGTCCTGGACTATCGACGACGTGGCTGTGAACTTTGAGGAGCATCTGCTCCTCCGATTCGTCTTCCAGGCCTCGATTCCCGACCAGGGCCACCTTCGCGTCCTGGACTCGAATTATTCCTCATCTTACGGGATCAGTCGGCTCGCCCTTCGCCACGATGCGACAACCCAAATCAACGGATACAACGGGCCGCCCGAACTTGATGAGGTCGAAGACGTTCCGATCTTTCTGCTGTCCGACGAGGAGGAACGTCAGACCCGTGAAGTCTCGATTGACTATCTTCCCCTGGACCACTCGGCTGTTGCCCTCACCGCTCAACTCCCGGTGCCGTCTGATCCTCAATCCGAATCGGGAGAGGATGCAATTCCTGCGGGAGGTGATCGAGTCGAACCGCAACGGCTCACCCGGCTCTTCTGGGAGTCGTCGAAGACCCCTCGCGTCATCGTGTTCATGGCTGCCCTTCTCCTCGGAGCAGCCCATTCTCTACAGCCCGGCCACGGGAAATCCGTCGTCCTCGGAGCTTCGATCCAGGGAGATCACCCGGTCCAACAGGGTCTCCTGCTCGCAAGCTCAGCCGCAGGAGCTCATCTCATCCTGGCGGTGATCCTGGCCGTGATCGCGGTCTTGGTATTCCCTCCGCAGTTGGGGAACATTGATGGTCCGATGACCCGATCGGTCGGCCTTTTCCTTGCCATTCTTGGCACCTGGCGTCTCGGGACCATGCTGAACGGTCTGGCACCGAAGACCGATTCGCCAGGTACCGCGCTTCTCTCGCCTCGCGAAGCGATTCTCACCGGCCTGGCCATTGGGGCGATTCCCTGCTGGGACGCGGTGCTTTTGCTCGCTATGGCATGGGTCGTCGGAAACTTGGTGCTTGGCGTGGTCCTACTTCTGGCGTTCAGTCTTGGGGCCTCCGCGACGCTACTCGGAGTTGCTCTTTGTGCCGGATGGTTCCGACGACTGACCCCTCGTTTCCGTGGTTCTTCCCTCTTGCAACGATCACTCGGCGCGGCCGGCGGTTTACTCCTCGCCACCGTCGGAATGTCGATGTTCTTCTTCTAA
- a CDS encoding DEAD/DEAH box helicase — translation METFGTPTRAQHEGWPSIASGRHTLICAPTGTGKTLAAFLAGLDLAWKASGSEGVKILYVSPLKALNSDVAINLELPLTGIVQTAERMGTPLRCLSVGVRTGDTSSSERRDQLKHPPEILITTPESFHLMLTSRQRETLRSVTHVIVDEIHELCSRKRGVSLAVLLERLERLTPRAFLRIGLSATLNPVKEVGAFLGGWRTVSSTTGRRRRVRRPVTIVDAGSSKSIQITVRSVDRAVPNMERNDLEVQLLDVIRDSRSTLIFVNHRAEVERLTNRLNDLNGKQNPPQGGAEVRPMVRSHHGSLSLEQRRATEAALKDGNLSAVVATASLELGIDVGTIDQVCQIGSPGSVARSLQRVGRAGHSVNEVSRAQLFARTDSEHIELVALAEAIRHGAVEPLQIPERCLDVLAQQILACVAVESWEVDSLFELFKHAYPYRNLSREEFDSVLFLLSGRSSSIDIRDLRARLHWNRVANRLEPLPVTRRLAIQGGNTIPDAGQLPVVLEGETRLGELDEDFVMERRVGDIVQLGTSSWMIRSIDPKRVLVSPAEGRPGIVPFWRGEGLGRSSLLGLRIGALRRQIALRAKDENCVEWLSQSLSLDHKLSEKLVAIIREQLDSVGVVPNERQVLVESFFDESKLLSFLIQSPFGRRFHLALKFVLQGFHRDRLGIIPLGYHVDDGLLIQFPEWVSPDWNLFEGITPAQCETILVRELWDSPLFQMRFRQVTNRALPMASATSSVRTPLWFQRHRAETLFKSISVDREHPLFREAIRECLSEDLELAELQSFFLKLNDGFITVESIPLGTPLSPFASELLHQISGRLRSQTQRSLRRRRRYWKDPFREIEHHEPADSEPRIGPIDPDACEQLEARLRGRSSPPRTPEELVELLRYCGDIDEGDYSQAIQPHIEELMDRGMATRIDIAGVELPIRWISTELLPIYVAAFEVDNLGIELDFSKHSQHEPITREVARTQIIRSYFRSHAVVNLDQVAARYGMPLSVAQGIVDHLARTGELVPFRKSPDSGPDRWIERRNFDDLQRITIALRRKESVSVDPETFVDVLVTHHGLDREIRTSGEAIDETLLRRLAGFPAPIEFWDSEVLVRRMGISNPRILDQFLRTEQWHWRCLVEDGGELFLSLVPPDFSGEWGTMKPVSSMSPDAETLLGLLRSKGSLETNELVANSEIDPIRVISAIEELWKHGLIGGDQFDPVRHSSLGRASLVTRAPVSRNSRRSRRPREAIRGGQWESSDVNWLVFAKSDVREPGTNGSIETWASLLLNRYGVLCRETAKLDRWAPAWSELRAALDLAELRGEVRRGYFVSGLSGVQFATESFVEALRQHHVQEQNSRPVLISTIDPANLYGSGAPFAFPLREDLGIRFARSSSNHLVLLHGRPAILSERFARRLTVLPWVEGEEIEKAFGMLSRLVAPGRRVLKINEINGQPALRSNFAGSLLRAGFVRNPPGLAFYAGWSSGPSA, via the coding sequence ATGGAAACCTTCGGGACACCGACGAGAGCGCAACACGAAGGCTGGCCTTCGATTGCCTCTGGTCGGCACACATTAATTTGTGCTCCGACTGGAACGGGAAAAACGCTGGCAGCGTTCCTCGCAGGCCTTGATCTCGCATGGAAGGCATCGGGTTCTGAAGGCGTTAAGATTCTTTATGTTTCACCGTTGAAGGCGCTCAACTCCGACGTTGCGATCAATCTTGAATTGCCACTCACAGGGATTGTTCAAACGGCCGAGCGGATGGGTACGCCACTTCGATGCCTGAGTGTTGGGGTACGCACGGGTGACACATCCTCCTCCGAACGACGCGATCAACTGAAACACCCTCCTGAGATCCTGATCACGACACCCGAATCGTTTCATTTGATGTTGACAAGTCGCCAGCGGGAAACGCTTCGAAGCGTGACTCATGTGATCGTGGATGAGATCCACGAGCTTTGTTCCCGGAAGCGGGGTGTGAGTCTTGCTGTCTTGCTGGAACGACTCGAACGCCTCACCCCTCGCGCGTTTCTTCGCATTGGGTTGTCGGCGACGCTGAATCCGGTCAAGGAAGTTGGTGCATTCCTTGGAGGATGGCGCACCGTCTCATCGACTACGGGGCGTCGCCGGAGAGTTCGTCGACCGGTCACGATTGTTGATGCGGGGAGTTCCAAATCGATTCAGATCACGGTTCGATCGGTCGATCGCGCGGTCCCAAACATGGAACGCAACGACCTTGAAGTTCAGTTGCTCGATGTCATCCGCGACTCTCGATCGACATTGATTTTTGTGAATCACCGAGCGGAAGTCGAACGGCTCACCAATCGGTTGAATGATCTGAACGGGAAACAAAATCCGCCACAGGGTGGGGCAGAGGTACGACCGATGGTCCGGTCCCACCACGGAAGTTTAAGTCTTGAGCAGCGCCGAGCGACAGAAGCAGCACTCAAGGACGGGAACCTTTCGGCCGTGGTGGCAACGGCTTCCTTGGAATTGGGCATTGATGTCGGCACGATTGACCAGGTGTGTCAAATCGGCTCACCTGGAAGCGTGGCCAGAAGCCTACAACGAGTCGGTCGAGCCGGACATTCGGTGAATGAAGTCAGCCGAGCTCAACTGTTTGCGAGGACCGATTCCGAACACATTGAACTGGTCGCGCTTGCCGAAGCCATTCGGCATGGAGCTGTCGAACCTCTCCAAATTCCTGAACGATGCCTCGATGTGCTTGCCCAGCAAATTCTTGCATGCGTTGCGGTGGAATCCTGGGAGGTCGATTCGCTTTTCGAATTATTCAAACACGCTTATCCCTATCGAAATCTTTCTCGAGAAGAGTTTGATTCCGTTCTCTTCCTGCTCTCAGGTCGATCGAGTTCCATCGACATACGCGATCTCCGTGCTCGACTCCACTGGAATCGCGTTGCAAATCGATTGGAGCCTCTTCCGGTGACACGACGCCTCGCGATCCAAGGGGGAAACACAATTCCTGACGCAGGTCAGCTTCCCGTGGTACTTGAGGGAGAAACGAGACTCGGTGAACTGGATGAAGATTTTGTGATGGAACGTCGCGTGGGGGATATTGTTCAGCTCGGAACTTCTTCCTGGATGATTCGATCGATTGATCCCAAGCGCGTTCTGGTCAGTCCCGCGGAGGGACGTCCGGGAATCGTGCCCTTCTGGAGGGGAGAAGGACTGGGTCGGTCAAGCCTACTTGGTCTCCGGATCGGAGCACTTCGAAGGCAAATTGCACTTCGAGCCAAAGATGAGAACTGTGTCGAGTGGTTGTCTCAAAGTCTTTCTCTCGATCACAAGCTCTCAGAAAAGCTGGTCGCAATCATCAGAGAACAACTTGATTCGGTTGGGGTGGTGCCAAATGAGAGGCAAGTTCTCGTTGAATCGTTTTTCGATGAGTCGAAACTGTTGTCGTTCTTGATTCAGTCTCCGTTCGGAAGACGGTTCCACCTGGCCTTGAAGTTCGTGCTTCAAGGGTTCCATCGGGACCGACTGGGAATCATCCCCCTTGGTTATCATGTTGATGACGGTCTCTTGATCCAGTTTCCGGAATGGGTTTCCCCTGACTGGAACCTGTTTGAGGGAATCACTCCGGCTCAGTGTGAGACAATTCTCGTCAGAGAACTTTGGGATAGTCCTCTGTTTCAGATGCGGTTTCGGCAGGTTACAAATCGGGCCTTGCCGATGGCAAGTGCCACGTCCTCTGTTCGAACTCCACTTTGGTTCCAACGGCATCGTGCGGAAACGTTGTTCAAGTCGATTTCCGTCGATCGGGAACATCCTTTATTCCGTGAAGCGATTCGTGAATGTCTTTCCGAGGATCTTGAACTTGCCGAGCTTCAATCGTTTTTTCTGAAGCTCAATGATGGCTTCATCACGGTGGAGTCGATTCCCCTGGGAACGCCCCTCTCTCCTTTTGCCTCGGAGTTGCTTCATCAGATATCCGGCAGACTCCGATCGCAGACCCAGCGGTCGTTGAGACGTCGAAGGCGATATTGGAAGGACCCGTTTCGGGAGATCGAGCACCACGAGCCAGCGGATTCCGAACCTCGAATCGGGCCGATTGATCCTGATGCGTGCGAGCAGCTTGAAGCTCGGCTTCGAGGGCGATCCTCTCCTCCTCGAACGCCCGAAGAACTGGTGGAGTTGCTTCGGTATTGTGGGGACATCGACGAAGGAGATTACTCTCAAGCCATACAGCCGCATATTGAAGAACTGATGGATCGAGGAATGGCAACTCGAATTGATATTGCTGGAGTCGAGCTTCCCATTCGATGGATCTCGACGGAATTGCTTCCAATTTATGTCGCTGCATTCGAAGTGGATAATCTCGGGATCGAACTGGATTTTTCCAAGCATTCTCAGCACGAGCCCATTACCAGGGAGGTGGCAAGGACCCAGATCATCCGGTCCTATTTTCGGTCTCACGCTGTGGTCAATCTTGATCAGGTTGCGGCGCGTTACGGGATGCCTCTTTCAGTCGCACAAGGGATTGTTGATCATCTTGCTCGAACTGGTGAGCTCGTCCCCTTTCGTAAATCGCCTGACTCCGGCCCAGATCGGTGGATCGAACGTCGCAATTTCGACGATCTCCAGCGAATCACAATCGCATTGAGACGGAAGGAATCGGTTTCGGTTGATCCGGAAACTTTTGTCGATGTGCTTGTGACGCATCATGGACTTGATCGAGAGATCCGAACTTCTGGGGAAGCGATTGACGAAACCTTGCTTCGGCGGTTGGCGGGGTTTCCAGCACCGATCGAGTTCTGGGATTCAGAAGTGTTGGTGAGAAGGATGGGCATCTCGAATCCTCGCATTCTCGACCAGTTCTTAAGAACCGAACAGTGGCACTGGCGATGTTTGGTTGAGGATGGGGGAGAGCTTTTCCTTTCCCTGGTCCCCCCCGATTTCTCGGGAGAGTGGGGGACGATGAAGCCGGTTTCATCCATGTCTCCCGATGCAGAGACACTCCTCGGGCTGCTGAGATCGAAGGGGAGCCTCGAAACCAATGAGCTTGTCGCAAACAGTGAGATCGATCCGATTCGGGTGATCTCTGCGATTGAAGAACTCTGGAAACATGGCTTAATCGGAGGTGACCAGTTCGATCCCGTCCGACATTCGAGTCTTGGAAGGGCTTCCCTGGTGACGAGAGCACCGGTGAGTCGGAATTCGCGCCGATCTCGGAGACCTCGCGAGGCGATTCGAGGCGGGCAGTGGGAATCTTCCGACGTCAACTGGTTGGTATTCGCGAAATCTGACGTGAGAGAACCCGGAACCAATGGTTCCATCGAGACGTGGGCGAGTCTTCTTCTCAATCGCTACGGGGTCTTATGTCGCGAGACGGCCAAACTTGATCGCTGGGCTCCAGCATGGTCCGAGTTGAGAGCTGCGTTAGATCTGGCCGAGTTACGAGGCGAGGTTCGGAGAGGATATTTTGTTTCAGGGCTTTCCGGAGTGCAGTTCGCAACCGAGTCGTTCGTCGAAGCGCTCCGACAGCACCATGTTCAGGAGCAGAACTCACGGCCCGTGTTGATTTCGACAATCGATCCGGCCAACCTTTATGGATCGGGAGCGCCGTTCGCGTTCCCTCTCCGGGAAGATCTGGGAATTCGATTTGCTCGATCAAGCTCAAATCACCTTGTGTTGTTGCACGGGCGACCGGCGATTCTCTCGGAGCGTTTTGCTCGAAGGCTCACGGTGCTTCCCTGGGTCGAGGGTGAGGAGATCGAGAAGGCGTTCGGTATGTTGAGCCGATTGGTCGCTCCAGGGAGACGTGTACTCAAGATCAATGAGATCAACGGCCAGCCCGCGCTCAGGAGCAATTTTGCCGGGAGTTTGCTTCGAGCCGGTTTCGTGAGGAACCCGCCCGGGTTGGCGTTTTATGCGGGGTGGTCATCAGGCCCTTCCGCATGA
- a CDS encoding alpha/beta fold hydrolase, whose amino-acid sequence MGRAALRPWPGSGRSACSARTNDGCSTRTHTMIESTTHRIHTTDGYPIQVTRWKPTVAPHAICIILHGVQSHAGWYHRLGRSLAESGIEAHFPDRRGSGSNHQDRGHCPSSGRLITDVLEICRSVREPHPSLPVILGGISWGGKLVVTSAARQPNLIQGIALICPGLEPRVGVSTSERLRIAAAFFVNRKAHFPIPLADPALFTANPEAQRFIANDPLSLRTASAALLAASTFLDRKARRAPSRVEQPCLLMLAEHDRIVNNDRTRAYLERLKSLDKTIIEYPDAHHTLEFEPDPDRYAQDLVDWINARWASHHQRNQVASD is encoded by the coding sequence ATGGGCCGAGCCGCTCTCCGGCCCTGGCCTGGGAGTGGCCGTTCAGCATGCTCCGCTCGAACGAATGACGGTTGCTCGACGAGAACTCACACCATGATTGAGTCGACCACACACCGGATTCACACCACGGACGGTTACCCGATTCAGGTCACGCGATGGAAGCCGACGGTGGCACCGCATGCCATCTGCATCATCCTCCACGGAGTTCAGAGCCACGCCGGTTGGTATCATCGGCTCGGTCGATCGCTTGCCGAGTCAGGGATCGAAGCCCATTTCCCAGATCGTCGCGGGTCGGGTTCAAATCATCAAGATCGCGGACATTGTCCCTCCTCCGGAAGGCTCATCACGGACGTCCTCGAAATCTGCCGGAGTGTTCGTGAGCCTCACCCGTCCTTGCCGGTCATCCTTGGAGGAATCAGTTGGGGAGGAAAGCTAGTCGTCACTTCCGCGGCCCGACAACCCAATTTGATCCAAGGAATTGCCTTGATCTGTCCAGGACTTGAGCCAAGGGTCGGGGTCTCAACCTCCGAACGCCTCCGAATTGCAGCCGCATTCTTTGTGAACAGAAAGGCTCATTTCCCCATTCCACTGGCAGATCCCGCACTCTTCACCGCGAACCCCGAGGCCCAACGCTTCATTGCGAACGACCCCTTGAGTCTCCGAACCGCCTCGGCCGCACTCCTGGCTGCCAGTACGTTTCTCGATCGAAAAGCCCGGCGAGCTCCTTCCCGAGTCGAACAGCCCTGTCTCCTCATGCTCGCCGAGCATGATCGGATCGTCAACAACGATCGCACACGGGCCTATCTGGAACGGCTGAAGAGTCTCGACAAAACGATCATCGAATATCCCGACGCCCACCACACTCTTGAGTTCGAGCCAGACCCAGACCGCTATGCTCAGGATCTCGTTGACTGGATTAATGCCCGATGGGCCTCACACCATCAACGCAATCAGGTCGCTTCAGACTGA
- a CDS encoding response regulator → MPGDSPFSILITDDDSETRESLREIFEPAGYRTLLAETGEEAVDIARDEVVHLALMDMHLPRLSGLETMQLIRQIKGVLPMILISADQDDNLLRKALSAHAFCVLAKPVSRNVVIYVVTRAMEKFYQADHPGAAG, encoded by the coding sequence GTGCCTGGCGATTCTCCTTTCTCGATCCTGATCACGGACGACGACTCCGAGACCCGAGAGTCGCTCCGCGAGATCTTCGAGCCTGCCGGCTACCGGACCCTCCTGGCGGAGACCGGGGAGGAGGCCGTTGATATCGCTCGCGACGAGGTGGTCCATCTCGCCTTGATGGACATGCACTTGCCTCGCCTCAGCGGCCTGGAAACGATGCAGTTGATCCGGCAGATCAAGGGGGTCTTGCCGATGATCCTCATCTCGGCCGATCAGGACGACAACCTCTTACGCAAAGCTCTGTCAGCTCACGCGTTCTGTGTCCTGGCCAAGCCGGTCAGCCGGAATGTCGTCATCTATGTTGTCACCCGAGCAATGGAAAAATTCTATCAGGCCGATCATCCGGGAGCCGCGGGTTAG